The stretch of DNA ACCAAACACATGACATCATCTTTGCTGGAGTCCATCAAGTACTGCAGTAGGAATGCAGTGGCACTGCTGATTTCCAGGGTGATTAAGAGCTCCCTCAGATGGCCAGAGCTGCTGGGGATGCACACCTCCTTCTTTTCAATGTTAATCCCATCTCCCTTTGTTACCAAAGAGGTTCCCTTGCTGGTGAAAGACGGAGTGGATGATCGAAAAGAGGCTTTAGCACTCGGTGGTCGGCTGCTGTCAGTCATTGGCCTGTTACGATGCAGGGGTTTATCTGTGTGTGCCATCATCTTTGTCTTTAGGTCACTTGTGGAAATCTCTGGCATTTTAGAGTCCCTGATGTCGATGCAGGAGCTCCTGACTATGGGGCAGGTCAGATCAAAAGGCACTTCATCAGGGATGGGAGTGCCAGGGAGGTTGATCTCTAACTCACACTCTGACCTAGGACCCTTTGAAGAGCTGGACAAGGAACTACGACCCTTTAAAGAAGTGGACAAAGATGAACAGGTTCTAGGGATGTCTTGGCAGACTTCTTCACTGTCATCCTCACTTTTCTCAACCTCCTTCAGCATAGTTCCTACCATATCGTTGATCTGAAGGAGCTCCCTGGAATCCTTCATTCGCCCTAAGTTTGAGATTTCACTCTGGATAGCAACCAGGATTTCCCCAAGGGTCTCTTTGGAAGAAGCATTTTCTGTCCTTTCGGATCCGGATGGCTTCAGCCCTGTGAAGAAATCCTTAAGTGTGTTCTTCATACTGACGCAGATGGTCTTAGCTGTTGACCAAAGCTTCTCCTCTGATATTTTAACACTCAATTCAGTGTCATCCAGTTGGGAGCCCCCGTGGGAGCACTGCGAAACTTTCCCACTTCTTTCCAGTAGCACAGTGCCAGTGGACTCATTTTTCTGGAAAATAGTCACCATTCCTTTGACAAAGGTTTCCACTAATGTAGAGGCTGTATTTTGAGAAGACATGGAGGCAATCTCTGATGGCGAGCTAGATGATAAGCCAGCCTGCGGACTTTTCTGAAGACCAGTATGGCTGATCTGTGTGATAAAGGACTGACTGGATCTCATCAGCACTTTACTCACTGCCTCTTCTGCCTGAGTCTGAAAGTCATTGCTGGAGAGCTTCTTAATGCTCTGAATCAGACTAGTAGAGGACTGTGTGATTCTGACACTCTCTTCTGAGCTCAGTTGAGAACATTGAGTACTCACACTCAAGTCTTCATTGGGTGAGGATGACTGGGAAATACTATAGTCATCAAGCTCTGATAGGACACCATCAACCAACCAACAAGCCTCTAGGGACTCATTAGATGAACTGACAACGTCCAAGGATTTACTCTCCACTTTTGATAACTCTGACTTGTAGATGGAAAAAACACTGCTAAGAACTTCTTGAGTACTGGTATCCAgattggagagacagagagctgataTTGTTTGGCTCTCACTGGGAACTCTACTAAGTTTGGTGCTGGGTAACTGGACCTCAACAGTTGAAACAGTTGCCTTTTCCAGGGTGTCTGAATACTCCTGAAGAGAAGCATCCTTAGCCACACCTTCTTCTCGAGCGGATAGAGTTAAAAGGTCCCTCAGCTTTGCTCGTATAAGGCCGTAGAGTGTGCGGGCTGGAGAGAAGGTTATCTTCTGTGAAGAACCTGTTTTGTGGTCATTTACAGGAACTGGCCAATCAACTGCTTCACATGTGCCTTCAAATGATGCTATCGTCTCCATGCCTCCCACAAATGCCTTAACAATCACTGTGGCAGTGGAGGTTACAGATGTCAGGGCTGTAGAGCTGGTATTCAGGGGTGCTTCAGTAAGGCTAGGAGCAGCACTAGAAGCCCGTGAGGAAGGAGCCATGCCAGAAGAGCTGCTGACTTTCCTTGTAAGGATGGTGCTCACCGCCTTGAGGGCTTTAGACTGAAAGTCGGGGCTAGAGAGGGTCTGAAGCTTTCTGGCCACCACACTGGTAGAGGATCCTGTCTCTTTGAGAAAGTGAGTGGTTTCTTCTTTCCCAGATGGACACTCAACATCAAGGTCACATTGAAGATTGGTCAGAAATTTAGACCCCAAGATTGTCATCTTCTTGGCCAGATCCAAGAGGATGTTGAAGTCCTGTGCCATTTTGTCCATTGTGCCGACAATGGCATCCAGCACATCATCGGTCACAGGGTCCATGAGGGGCTCGATAAACCCTACCCACTCTGGCTCAGACGTTTTGCTCTGTAGCTCGGCCAGGATCTGCACCGAGGCTACCCGAATGACCTCCTTGCCTGTTGCTATGTCCTGACTGTGCATAGGGGGGAAACTCCCCGAGCTGGCCTGAATGGCCACTGAGAGGCCAGAGTTAAGCTGGTGTACTACCTCCCCCACGATAGCACAGCTCAActcggaggagctggaggaggtggGGTTGGAGTGACCCTCAACCAGGGATATCAGGAGGCTCTCTTCCGTTACCCCAAAAAGAGCCTTCAGAGGCTCCTCCATGAGGGGAGCCTCTCTAGTTGCAGGCAAGCTCTGCAATGAGGTCTGGGACCTTGAAGATAAACACACAATCACCACTTATGCCATGCAAATGTGACCAACTGGTATCTTATCTGGGTCATTAGTGAGCCTGAAAACCAAATTAGAGCAATGATGGTTTACTTCTCATACCATCGTAGTTCTAGAAGCCTAAAGCCAACGGACACAATTTTTTGCCTGATTTTTATGTTTATACGACATCAGAATATGACTAATTCTGAAAGGCATGTACCTGATCTATTTATTCATAGATTACTTTATGGCTTACCCAGTTAAAAATTACTTCACCTGGACCCACTCCCTCAGGGGCAACATTTCTGTCCAGAACTTAAAATTACAAGGTATGAATTCCAAGTTAATAATTTATGATAAGTATGGGTCAGGTCTTGAAATTATTAAGTTCAAATATTGCTGTGAACATACCTCTTAGGCGACCAGCATGATGATGAGGTTCTGCGAGTGGATTTTTGGCGGCACCCTGCActgccattcctcctcctctccttagtCCAGTAGTTCATCTCACTGATCAgcagccttttctctctctcatccagacTGCCTAAGGAATCCTCAGACCCTGTCAGAGAGCACTGGGATTCTGGGGAGGTTGCCCCACTCCTCAGGTTCACCCCCATGATACGAGCTAACGCTGGTAGGAGAATGCGGAGGGCTGTCTGGGTCACGACCTTAACAATCTTCAGACACAGCATGGAGAGCTGCTCGAATGTCAGCTATGACCAACAAACAGagtaatgtttttgccaatcaACCAATTCCATGACACcattccctatatatatatatatatatgtatatatagtgcacaacttttgaccagaaccttaTGTGGAGAGACTTACGTTATTTTTCATGCCATGCTGAATCACTCTCCATTGGCtagagaaaagaaaagaaaggaaACATATTTTAGCTGCACACTGGTGTTGAGTTAGTGGAGTCACTAGATAGCCATGTTAGGGATAATAAAAGTGTATTTAATTAAGCTATTAGCATGTACATGAGTCATTTTGTTCTTGATTTACAGCAAGAGTTATGGGTGGTTACAGtgatgttagggttaggtgtagtgTTTAAAATCCCATTTGTGGTTAGAAGGTGCACTATGACTATAAATTGAGATAAGTTGTATGTGAGGTTGGAAAAAGAAATGGAACTTGCTCATCAGTTAGACTCctcaggaaagagaggaggattggGGCACAGCATGTCCCAATCTTGAGAGAAGGCATTAGAGTCCTCTGAGCCTCCTTCTCCAGCTGCTCAATGATAGATCCCCTTTCCCGGAAACCACACCCGGGTGTCTGAGAAGACTCTGGGAAATCGCAAAGAGAAATCTAAAGTTGAATCTTAACTTTATTCCTAATTTCCTTCACCTTTAGTGATTTGATTGCACTGGACAGGTAAAAGCACATCTCTCTGAAGGCCTCCACTATATTGCTTTCACCTATATAGATACTATCTTCTCAGATCAGTGCTGATGAATTTGAACACAACCTGCACCCAACATTAAGTAATCTCGGACCTGCACCAATGCTGCTGTCCTCCTCCACGGAAGTCTTCTTGGCACGGCCACTGGACTTACGTTTAGCCTACATGACAACAGATTATAGGTCTCATAGCAGATCTAAGGTCAGTGTAGTGTCTCCTAATgctttaaggttaggatttagtGATAGTAAActaatcctagatctgtgccaaaGTAGGCAGAGGATGTGTAAAGGACAGCATATTTCTTACCTTGCCTCCTGTCCTGTTCTTGTTGGTCTCATGTGTCTCTGTTTCCTCCTTCATATTCTCCACAACTTTATTTTGGTCATCCGGATGATCCTCCCAATTCACGTTCTGGTGGATAAATGAGAGGTCAATATCAGTTCAAGGTTGTGACTTTATGAAACAAATGATTCTCTCCTATTTCAAACAAAACGGCAATAGTGGTCAGATTTCAGTCCATGGATTAAACCAGTGAGACCTATTGCTGTGGTAGTGACCTACTATATTGTTAGTAATTTCTCCTCTAAACTCAAAATAGGCTAAATGAACCATACCTTGCTGTCGTCTGACATGATGTGTAGCTTATTGTTGTAGGCTGTTTAGAGGTAATACTAATACTTCCTTTGAAAAGACGTCAGTGAACCATCGGCAGACAACTGAAGTGAATATGAACGTCCTTGAATTATGCCaaagcattgttgaatactcgatTCCGATTGGCTGAAGCCAGGGCATTCTTCAAAGATGTCATACACACATGATGTCACAATTAGGCCTAAGTCTAATGTCTATATGAATTGACAATGCCATTAGAAAACAGATCATAGCTTGTCAAAGTTCTGCCAAACGAAAATATTTGTAAGTGCACGTTGTTGCATTTAATGTATGGTTTATCAAGCATCCTCATTCATCACCATGCACAAACACGTAACTCGCTGCAATCCATTAGCTACAATTCTGAGGTTGCAAAGCTGCAAAACTAGGACATGCAATAAATTATAACCACTTGCACTTACAATAATTTAAAATCAATGACGTTCTAGGGGGCTTTAACTATTTCAGCACTATTGTCCGCTGCATAGTGCTGACACGTTTCAAGGCGTCAGGGGACCGtgccatggtgctgaaatgttttgagtctgGGCAGCACCTGAGACCGCGGCATGGTGCTGAAATGGAGCAGGGCTCAGTTCTATGGGTATCTCATGCTGATTTTCCTGCTAGCCTATGTATAACGATACTATAATTACATTATTTTCATCCATCCGTCAACACAAATGGCATGTCAACGTTTCCCAAATAATAATGCAATGAAGCCAAGCCGAGACGAAGCACCACTGTATCATCTAAAACCTTCAGAGAGATCCCTTAAAACTGCAGTATAAATTCTCCACAGCTGTTATGGTAGCTAGGTAATTTAGCAAGACATGGACGAATCCAACACATAGCGTTTCtactgaggtgactgactgtcATGTTGCTAGTTCTAATGACGCTATTAAAACAAGAATAGTTATTTGTAATTGCTCTGGGAGCTAGTCATTGCAGAGCCCAGCTACACATCCTGCTTGCTGGGCTCATTATGGACAGCCAATGAGCAGTTCAGGTAAAAAAGTCATCCAGATCTGATCCCTAAAGCATACATGCTACTAGGACACTGTAGCAACCTGCCGGCCTGCACAATCCTCCATGGCACTAATGCTATAAGCGCAGTATGGTATGCTAACATCCCACAACAATTACCTAATTGAATTACTTACCTAAACTTCCAATCATACTTATTTTCTAATATCAACCACGGTTTCTGCACTTAAGGCAGACTTGGTATTAGAACAAGATGGAATTAGGAAAACTCTAAAGCTCGTTAAACGTAAGCTAAAATTAACCTTACCTGGCTGTCGTCAGCCATTATGTGTAGCCCGTTAATTAAGGGTCTGCGCCTctaatactgtagctgttctgataggctactgtagctgcTCTGTAACTGTTAAACTAGTCTAATCTAATCTATCCGTTGAAAACCCGTCAGTGAACGGTCCTCAAACACAATGAACTGATGTCAATATGGAAATTAACCTTCACATAAAGATATCAAATACATGACGTCAGATATGCCTAGAGGTTTTGTTGACTTAATCAGAATGGATGGAGGCCAAGATGGCGTCGCTGTGACTTCAAAGCAATATTGTGGGTTAGGTGGTTAACAGTCAAATATTGGCTATTAATATTGAAAGAAACTAACTATAACTTTTTTTATGGACATGGGATAAGTTTAGAGTTCGTTTTTGTCAAGTTGAATGGGAAGAACACGACAGAAAGACAAAAGTAGACGAAATATCCAAGTCTCACAGAAGACGGCTGACATGCTAGCTATCCACAACGAGAACCAGAGCAGCATGGATACACAAGAAGCCGCGAACTCAAGCAAGAGAAAGAACAAAACTGACCAGGATGAAATCCTTGCAACCTCTTTACCTCAGACCCCAAGTAAAAATCCACCGGTGAAAAAAGTAAAAGAAAACATTTCCATGTCGGAACTTTTCTCTGCAATCCAGTCCCTGTCTACTAAACAAGACGCCACGCTCTCCAACGTGTCCCTCATAGAGCGGGCTACAGAAGAAACATCAAAGAAGATCGATCATTTGTCAGAAACTGTCAATCAACTACACAAATTTGTGAGCTAGAAGAAGGATAAGATAACGTTCCTAGAGAATGAGTGGAAGAAAATGCAATCCAAAAATAATGAGCTGTGTGAGAATGTAGCTGAACTTCAAACGTACTCTCGCAGGTGGAATCTGAAAATCCAAGGTGTAAAAtaggtagagggagaggatattagAGAAGTAGTCATTAATATCCTGGGAAAAGTGGCACCATGCATCAAAGACAGGCTAAGAGACGTGATTGATGTGGCACATCGACTTGGGAAACGAAGATCTGATGGACCCCATCGCAATATCATATTGCGCTTGACTATGCGCCATTACAGGATCATCGTATGGGTAATGGCGAAGGGGAACAAGTTTCTGGACCAGAAGAAACTCCGCATCAAAGAAGCTGATACCGCAGGATCAGGCTGCCAGAGAGAAACTGGCCGCTTATACAGAAGGCGCGACAAGAGGGAAAGAAGGCGGGGTTCAAGGGCCCACACGCGTTTATCGAAGGAAGAATGATTACTGGGTAACTCTGTTGACATTAACCAAATTGGAACTGTGAGTGCTACCATGAGTACATTTAATGTACTGCCAATTATATATGTACCGTTCGAACTGCAACTGATGAACACTTGCCAAGAAAAGGAAGTAAATAGATTTGTTATTCTGTTAACCACCGCTACCTCAGCTGAGCGTAGTTTTCCGTCAGGGTAATCCTCTAAAGGTTCActgtttgttttattgttcacGTTAATACTTGTTATCTAATTTGTGTTCTTTCTTTTTTAATGCAGGAGTTAGTTTTCAATTCACTCAATATCGTTAGTCTGAATGCTAGGGGTTTGAGAAATCCTACAAAAAGGAAAGCTTTATTTTTATACTGTAAACGCAGTAACGCAGATTTTGTCCTTCTTCAGGAAACTCATTCGGGTGAAAGTGATTTGAAATTTTGGAAAGCACAATGGGGACATGGCCTATTTCAGTCATTGATAAAATCATTCTGCTGGTGTTTTGACACTTATTCACAAGTTTAAAGGTGACATTCTAGAATCCATATCTTCACAAGACGGCAGATGGGTCATAGTAACTGTTAAACTTGACAATGCTATTTTCATCATCTGTAATGTATACGGACATAACTCACATGCACCTAATAAGACCCTTTTTGCCCAATTTACCAGGAAAGTACAGGATTTAAGCAACAAATACTCAGAGGCTTTTCTAATTATTTCAGGAGATTTTAATGAAACACCTGATGCATCTGTTGATCGTTTTCTTCCTAGAACGAGTCAAAACCCTCAAAATAGTAACAATATTATTACATTATGCAAGGATCTCTGTGTTGAGGATGCCTGGCGTTATTTCAATCTGGAAGCTAAGGGTTAGTAGCAcagaactatttatatctttgtaaAACATGCAAATTACTTTAATAACATGTTCACCAAATCCAAAAAGTAGAAGAGAAATTCATGTTAAATTGTGTCAAAGGCTTTACAGAAGTCCAGAAATAGGACAACCAcatctgagtcaattgcatctgaataatctataaggtccaagactaaacgaatgttagagcttatgtgacggcccttcataaatcctgtttgagtctcatttataatggtatctattcctttctttaatcttttggcataaaccagagcaatcaatttgtaatcaacatttaataaagtaattggtctccaattgtcaatgagagaagggtctttatcaggcttcggaatcaatgaaataaggccctgtttcatagtggagaccatttcCCCATTTTTAATGCAATCTTGAAACATATTAAAAATCGGGTCTTCTAGCAACTCCCAAAACTGTCTATAGAATTCAACTGACAGGCCATCGGGGCCAGGTGATTTCCCTTTTTTTATTGAATTCAGAGCCTCTCTAATTTCTCCAATTGACACAGGTGAATCGCAAACTGAGTGGAAATCATCCTCAATTACAGGGACATAATTCTGAATGTGGCAAATGTAGCTTTCACAACCATCTTCCTGAAATTGAGAGCTGTAAAGGTTTTCATAAAAGGAATTGACAAATGATGATATTGTAATGGGATCTTTGCATAAAACATTGTTAATTCTTCAGATAGATTATCTTTCTTTAGAAAACGGTCAAGCTTGCTCATCATCTCCTTTTCTCTATGGTTCTTTAATTGTATCAGCTCTTTGGCGCGTTTAATGGCTACGTAGAAGTGTACGACAGGGATGCCCAATTTtgccatttttatttattttggttgTGGAACTTCTATCTCTAGATATTCTGAATGATGCAAATTTGTATGGCTTAACCATTTTTAACCAAGAAATCAAAATTTCCcaactggctgatgatactactCTTTTCTTAAGAGACAAAGACCAGGTTGCACATGCCCTTAATGCTATAACTGCATTTTCTATTGCATCAGGATTAATGCTGAatgtttctaaatgtgaaatCTTATGTTTATTTGACTCTGATGATACAGAAATTAAAAATATTcctgtaaaggactgtgttaaatatttaggaatacatctgtcaaaaaaacacttagtcagacaacatttgaatttctctcctaaaattaagagaattaaaaatatatttaataattggCTACAAAGAGATCTTTCTATACTTGGGAGAGTACATCTGtccaagtgtcacgccctggccttagtattctttgttttcttaattattttagttaggtcagggtgtgacatggggaatgtatgtggtttttgtagtgtctagggtggttgtaaggtttagggggtttattagagtagttgggtttatgtgtagtatagaagtctagctgtgtctatggtggagtgtatgtttctaggtatgtctatggttgcctgggtgggtctcaatcagagacagatgtctttcatttgtctctgattgggagccatatttaaggcagccataggcatcatgcatttgtgggtaattgtctatgttgaacgtttgttgcttgtctgtgcacttacgttatttagcttcacggtcatttgttgttttgttagtttgtatatagtgttcgttttgtgttttctctctcttctcaataaaagaagatgtattttgcaaacgctgcgccttggtccaatatctctcaagaagacgatcgtgacagaagtaCCCACCTGaatcggatcaagcagcgtgtgaaacaacaacaggacccacctacacaggactattggaattgggaggaaattctggaccgcgaagtaccaggagaatataaccgccccaaagctgagctggaggcagcgaaagcagagaggcggagatatgaggaggcagcacggaaacaaggctggaagcccgtaagtcaaacccaaaaatttcttggggggctctcgggtagtttagttgggtcagtcgggagacctgagccaactcctcctgtttaccgtaaggagccggtgagggcggatttggaggagagtgacgcagagacagtaaaggagttaatggagaaattggaggagagagttatgagggatgtattggtttggtgcatgaggcacggcatccgtccgaatgaacgtgttggtgatttaatgtcaccgggaacagctctccttactcgtcctgaggtgcgtgctagccgtctggttaagacagtgcctacagcacgcacaaagcctcctgtgagtctccagagtcctgtgcgtcctgtcactgctcctcgcactagccctgtggtgcgtgtctccagtccagtgcctccagttccggcaccacgcatcaagcctcctgtgcttctccagagccctgtacgcactgtacCTTCTCCCCGTCCCCCCCCTTAtatgcgtgccctcagcccggtaccaccagtgccgataccacgcaccaggcctatagtgcgcctcgagagtccagtgtgccctgttcctcctccacgtactagccctatggtgcgtgtctccagcccattaccaccagtgcctacaccacgcaccaagcctcctgtgtgtccccagagtcctgtgcgtcctgttgctgctccccgcactagccctgagatgcgtgtccccagcccggtaccaccagttccggcaccacgcactaggcctaatgtgcgtccccagggtccggTATGCcatgttccttctccccgcactagcctgaaggtgcgtgtccttagcccggtgcctctagttccggcaccacgcaccaggcctacagtgcgcctcatccggccagagccatccgtctccccagcgccatctgagccatccgtctgcccagcgccacctgacccatccgtctgcccagcgccgtctgagccatccgtctgcccagtgccgtctgagccatccgtctgtcccgagccattagagccgcccgtctgtcccgagccgtcagagccgttagtcagtcaggagccactagagccattcgtcagacaggatctgccagagccgccaaccagacaggatctgccagagccgccaaccagacaggatctgccagagccgccaaccagacaggatctgccagagccgccaaccagacaggatctgccagagccgccaaccagacaggatctgccagagccgccaaccagacaggatctgccagagccgccaaccagacaggatctgccagagccgccaaccagacaggatctgccagagccgccagccagccatgagcgtccagagccgccagccagccatgagcgtccagagccgccagccagccatgagcgtccagagccgccagccagccatgagcgtccagagccgccagccagccatgagcgtccagagccgccagccagccatgagcggccagatccgtcagccagccatgagcggccagatccgtcagccagccatgagcggccagatccgtcagccagccatgagcggccagatccgtcagccagccatgagcagccagatccgtcagccaactatgagccgtccagccaggatccgccagagccgtccagccaggatccgccagagccgtcatccagccaggatccgtccctcagtccggagctgccgtccctcagtccggagctgccgtccctcagtccggagctgccccttatcccggtgctgccccttagtcgggtgctgccccttatcccggtgctgccccttagttcggtgctgccccttagtccagtgctgccccttagtccggtgctgccccttagtccagtggggttaatgtggagggtggccatttggaggaggctacgaaagcgggtagtgactatggtggggtggggaccacgaccagtgccggagccgccgccgtggacggacgcccacccagaccctcccctagactttgtgctggtgcacccggagttcgcaccttaaggggggggggtttatgtcacgccctggccttagtattctttgttttcttaattattttagttaggtcagggtgtgacatggggaatgtacgtggtttttgtagtgtctagggtggttgtaaggtttagggggtttattagagtagttgggtttatgtgtagtatagaagtctagctgtgtctatggtggagtgtatgtttctaggtatgtctatggttgcctgggtgggtctcaatcagagacagatgtctttcatttgtctctgattgggagccatatttaaggcagccataggcatcatgcatttgtgggtaattgtctatgttgaacgtttgttgcttgtctgtgcacttacgttatttagcttcacggtcgtttgttgttttgttagtttgtatatagtgttcgttttgtgttttctctctcttctcaataaaagatgtattttgcacacgctgcgccttggtccaatatctctcaagaagacgatcgtgacaccaaggcagagggactgtctCGTTTTGTGTACCCCTCATTATCGTTATGTGTAAATCCAGCTACTTGTAAGAGATCAATAAGACCTTTcttgacttcatctggaaaaataagtCTCACAAACTAAAAGAATCTGTCCTTTCTAACAAAAGAGCTGAAGGCGGTCTAGAAGTGTTGGATTTTGTTGACATAAACAACACTTTCAAGATAAACTGGTTGAAAAAATGTTTGATCGATACTG from Salvelinus fontinalis isolate EN_2023a chromosome 5, ASM2944872v1, whole genome shotgun sequence encodes:
- the LOC129856090 gene encoding uncharacterized protein LOC129856090 gives rise to the protein MKEETETHETNKNRTGGKAKRKSSGRAKKTSVEEDSSIGAESSQTPGCGFRERGSIIEQLEKEAQRTLMPSLKIGTCCAPILLSFLRSLTDDQWRVIQHGMKNNLTFEQLSMLCLKIVKVVTQTALRILLPALARIMGVNLRSGATSPESQCSLTGSEDSLGSLDEREKRLLISEMNYWTKERRRNGSAGCRQKSTRRTSSSCWSPKRSQTSLQSLPATREAPLMEEPLKALFGVTEESLLISLVEGHSNPTSSSSSELSCAIVGEVVHQLNSGLSVAIQASSGSFPPMHSQDIATGKEVIRVASVQILAELQSKTSEPEWVGFIEPLMDPVTDDVLDAIVGTMDKMAQDFNILLDLAKKMTILGSKFLTNLQCDLDVECPSGKEETTHFLKETGSSTSVVARKLQTLSSPDFQSKALKAVSTILTRKVSSSSGMAPSSRASSAAPSLTEAPLNTSSTALTSVTSTATVIVKAFVGGMETIASFEGTCEAVDWPVPVNDHKTGSSQKITFSPARTLYGLIRAKLRDLLTLSAREEGVAKDASLQEYSDTLEKATVSTVEVQLPSTKLSRVPSESQTISALCLSNLDTSTQEVLSSVFSIYKSELSKVESKSLDVVSSSNESLEACWLVDGVLSELDDYSISQSSSPNEDLSVSTQCSQLSSEESVRITQSSTSLIQSIKKLSSNDFQTQAEEAVSKVLMRSSQSFITQISHTGLQKSPQAGLSSSSPSEIASMSSQNTASTLVETFVKGMVTIFQKNESTGTVLLERSGKVSQCSHGGSQLDDTELSVKISEEKLWSTAKTICVSMKNTLKDFFTGLKPSGSERTENASSKETLGEILVAIQSEISNLGRMKDSRELLQINDMVGTMLKEVEKSEDDSEEVCQDIPRTCSSLSTSLKGRSSLSSSSKGPRSECELEINLPGTPIPDEVPFDLTCPIVRSSCIDIRDSKMPEISTSDLKTKMMAHTDKPLHRNRPMTDSSRPPSAKASFRSSTPSFTSKGTSLVTKGDGINIEKKEVCIPSSSGHLRELLITLEISSATAFLLQYLMDSSKDDVMCLVTILVIRLLSKIRPSALDGPSQQAADMTETSQQLTRQVLSEFCAASRFSRTQAYSQNLHIHRVFRGVHKNLMEEFGSYNTLQAAISSQDPTFDRVLVKSLTQQLVQGCKEASRPASAATNPSDQAETERGAEQKARRSFLCFSMTKLRINFKRSKRGNKNDCHSVQEQTEIPSTDGHCIVWVFSLQYADGESRRPPMCVADGNSDSPAAAPALCLLS